From one Triticum urartu cultivar G1812 chromosome 3, Tu2.1, whole genome shotgun sequence genomic stretch:
- the LOC125548473 gene encoding acidic endochitinase-like, translated as MACELKWSPLLPILLLAGMVGISHAGNIAVYWGQNGNEGTLADACNSGLYAYVMVSFLSTFGNGQTPAINLAGHCDPLSGNCNVFSSDITTCQSNGVKVLLSLGGGAGSYGLSSTEDAQSVATYLWDNFLGGSSSSRPLGDAVLDGIDFDIETGNSAHYDELATFLSQYSAQGRKVYLTAAPQCPYPDASLGPALQTGLFDNVWVQFYNNPPCQYASGDASNLLSAWNTWTSSVKVSGGFYLGVPASTAAAGSGYVSPGDLTSAVLPGVKGASNYGGIMVWDRYNDVQNSYSSQVKDSV; from the coding sequence ATGGCTTGTGAACTCAAATGGTCTCCTCTCCTCCCCATTCTCCTACTCGCCGGCATGGTTGGCATCTCCCACGCCGGCAACATCGCCGTCTACTGGGGCCAGAACGGTAACGAGGGCACGCTCGCCGACGCCTGCAACTCCGGCCTCTACGCGTACGTCATGGTCTCCTTCCTCAGCACCTTCGGCAATGGCCAGACCCCCGCCATCAACCTCGCCGGACACTGCGATCCGCTCTCCGGCAACTGCAACGTCTTCAGCTCCGACATCACGACGTGCCAGTCCAACGGCGTCAAGGTGCTCCTCTCTCTCGGCGGCGGCGCCGGCAGCTACGGCCTTTCCTCCACCGAGGACGCCCAGAGCGTCGCCACCTACCTGTGGGACAACTTCCTCGGCGGCAGCTCGTCGTCCCGCCCGCTCGGCGACGCCGTCCTGGACggcatcgacttcgacatcgagACGGGCAACTCGGCGCACTACGACGAGCTGGCCACGTTCCTGTCACAGTACAGCGCGCAGGGCAGGAAGGTGTACCTGACGGCGGCGCCGCAGTGCCCGTACCCGGACGCGTCGCTGGGGCCGGCGCTGCAGACGGGGCTGTTCGACAACGTGTGGGTGCAGTTCTACAACAACCCGCCGTGCCAGTACGCGAGCGGGGACGCGAGCAACCTGCTGAGCGCGTGGAACACGTGGACGAGCAGcgtgaaggtgtccgggggcttcTACCTCGGCGTGCCGGCCTCGACGGCCGCGGCCGGGAGCGGGTACGTGTCGCCTGGCGACCTCACGTCGGCGGTGCTCCCCGGCGTGAAGGGCGCCAGCAACTACGGTGGGATCATGGTGTGGGACCGCTACAACGACGTGCAGAACAGCTACAGCAGCCAGGTGAAGGATAGCGTCTGA